The Bacteroidota bacterium DNA segment AGGACTACGGAGAACTGATTTTCAAATTCGGCAATAAGCCCGCCAGCGGTGTGATTTACCTTCGCCTTGATTATTACGCTTCGAATGAACCTGGAAAAATAATTGAGCGTATGCTTTCCGTTCCAAGGTTCAGCACCTTGCGAAAACTTACCGTGTTCGATGGAAATACATTAAGGCAAAGAACTTATTAAAAAATAAATTCCGCGGTGATTGT contains these protein-coding regions:
- a CDS encoding DUF5615 family PIN-like protein, with the translated sequence MKLLANENFPLDSILYLRKKGYDIKAIGTDFSGITDKEIIAIAEKENRTIITFDKDYGELIFKFGNKPASGVIYLRLDYYASNEPGKIIERMLSVPRFSTLRKLTVFDGNTLRQRTY